The Skermanella rosea sequence GGATCGTGGCCGTGATGACCGGGGCTACGGCATTGGGCGGGCTCTCACTGCTTGGCAGCCCTCCTTCGGCCGGCGGCATGGAAGCTGAACCCCTGCCGTTCCATTACGCCGATGTAAGCACTGCTCGGCGGCTCCTTCCTCTAAACCCGGCCTGGAGATCCCGCCTGGAGGCTACCGGCAGCCTGCCGGCTCGCCCGGTGGCGACCCCGGTAGAGTGGGCCGACGATGACGATCAGGGGGATGAGATCGATCAGCACGACAAGAGAGATGAACCACCTGAGGGACCACTTGCGACAGCGTACAATGCCGCCGTGTTCCTAAGTCCATAAATTCGAAGCGATACCATGCCGTCTGGAAAACGCCGGTCACGTCGGCTGTTGATGACACGCATTTTCTTTCGGCGGAGAACGTCGCCTGGCCCTGATCGAAATTTTTCGGCCTGTTCCATCTCGATCTGAAACACTGATTGATCATGAGGAAGAACAGTCTATCCAGAGCCGACCAACGTCGCAGTACTCAGCGGCAGCCTACCTAAAGTCTCCTTGATTACACGGCGACATAGCTAAATTTGGTGTATGCCATGGAAATCACAATGATGCATCGATCCTTGCCCACCGCGGAGTCTCCGCTTATCGAGGAAGCGTCAAGTATCTACCTCTCTGGTCTGGAGATTATCTACTTCGTGGGAGAATGTCCGATCCGGCTTCGCAGTCGCGACATCACGCCGCCGCGGAGCCATGCCAGAGCCGTCCTGGTGGTTCTAGCTGTGAGCGAGGTGGCCTGGGCGGGCCGGATCGCCGACGTGATTGATGCCTGGGAAACCGCCTACCAGAGCAGTGATCCATTCTGGATCAAGGCCGTTGCCGAGCGGATCAAACGGCTTGCCCTGATCAGCAACGGGCTGATGATCTTCACGCCTCCGGCGGCGTGACAGTCGGCATCTGGGTCATGACGGATGCGGTACGGGTCAACCAGGAGGCTTGCCATGCGGAGAACGGTGTTCGTTGTCGCCACAGCTCTGACCCTCTCCAGCGGCACGGTCTTGGGCCAGGAAAAGGCGACGCCTCAGCAGGTGGTGCAGAAGGTCCGGCAAGCTGTCGGTTACCTGAGCCAGAAGGGAGAGGCCGGCCTCGCGACCTTCAAGGAACGGCGATCCGATTACGTATGGGCCGACACCTATGTCTTCGTGATCGACTGCGAACGTAGGAAGGTGGCCGCAAACCCGCTGTTCGGCTTCGTTGGCATGCCGCTGTCCGACCTGAAGGATCCCACCGGCAAGGTGATCGGCCCGATGTTCTGCCCGAGCGGCACAACCGAGGGCTACTGGGTCGAGTACCATTGGCCCAGGGCAGGCCAGAAGCAGCCGGCCCGCAAGCTGACCTATATTGAACCTGTCCCGGACACGCCATTCACGGTGGGAGCGGGTATCTACGACAACAAGTTCACGACCACGGACCTTGAGACGGCGAGTGGACAATGACAGAAATCAGCCGGCGGGCCTATGCCCGACGAGGTCAGGGCATTAGCAACAAGTGATGGATAGGACTGTTTGGGCATCTGCGGCACTTCAAGTCCAAACAACGTCCAGATGGTGATCCGATGTCCGACTCCCCTGCTGCAATGCCCCCGTTCTTCGATCTTTGGCTGTATTCTGCCAACAGATATTCCATGAACTTGGGCCGTGACTGGGCTCGGGATGCACATCGACACCAACAGGAGTGCATCGACAACTGGCTGGCATTCCTCCAGTTATGCACGCCAGACTTCCGCCCGTCCGTTGAAGTCCTGCCGCCCCTGGCTTCAGCGTCCCATTGGGACCGCCAGACCATTCCGTTCCTCAGACGGGTATGAGGCGGTCACGTCCTGTCAGTATATCATACACGAAGCATTTCGGCGGCCCTCTCCCAATGAGCCAAGACCCGTTTGCACCCTGGCAGGACAAACGGCGGCGAATGCCCCCGAATCCTACACAAGAGAGTCGAGTTGCCGCCGCTGCTCAGGCGAGAGTTTCAGACGACTGGCGAGATAGGACAAGTACTGGCGGTCCGTCTCCGTTCCACCCTGCACGGCCAGTTCCGAGGCTAGGTAAACCTGTTCGGCGGTCTCGGGATCGTTGACCTGCCGCAGGATCTCGTCGAGCGGCTTGGGTGCCTGAAGTTCCTGCTCGACAATCCGCCGGTCATCCGGCCCGGCTTCCGCAGCGTCAAGACTCGATAAGATGCGTTGCTGTTCGTCGGGCGTGATCTGGCCGTCCGCATTGGCCGCCGTGATCATCGCCCGGATCAAGAGCAGGGCTTTGGCATCCCCGAGGTCGGGTTCCGGCGTTCGGCCCCGGAGGACACCGGCCAAGCGGTCCCCTAGACCACCACCGAGGCCTTTTCCCGAGCTCACTCCGCCGATCACCCCGCCGAGACCTAGTGCACTGACGCATTCAAAAGATTCAGAGAGCGATATGCAAGCTCATGTGTAGACTGCATTTTTGCTGTTCTCGGTGCATCTCTTGTATGCATCAGTGTACTAGCTTGTCCAGGATGCCCCCCAGGGGACCGGCGGAGGAACCAGGCGAGTGGGTGCTTGGGGAGGGCGTCGCTATCGATTCGTCCTTCCGACCGTCCTGATAGGCTTTGTAGGCGAGATATGCCAAGGCCGCGAGACCCGCCTTCTCGGTCAGGCCCATACCGCCCGCCGAGACGGGTGGTTGGCCCTGACCGTAGTGGCCCTTCTTGAACTTCTTCTTGCCTTTTCCGAGGAGCAGCGGGGTGGCTGCGGCAAAGGCCGGACCGCGGCCACTGCGGCCCGCGAGCCCGCTCGCCAGCATGACACCGAGGACTTTGCTCAGGTTTCCCATGCCTTCCTCTGATCTGGTTACCGTCGTGGAGTACATGGTTGTGGGCCGGGTTTTGGCCAACTACCCGAGCGGCAATCTCGCCCAGTCATCCGGCTGCGTGTGGGGCTGCCGCCGGTGATGCGACGGTCGCATTCACTCGGCAGCAATAGCCCGCTGGTAGGACTCGTTGATCATCGCCACCTCTTCGTCCGTCAGCTTGCCCGCTCTGGGTAGATCCCGGACGTCACCGACACCCTCCGCTGTCATCTTGTCCCGCCAGTACTTCGCCTTGGCCCGCTCCTTGTTCGTCGGGGTTCTCCCGTGCACCGCCGGGCGTCCGGGTTCCCCACCTCCCGGCCCCGGCAAGTTGAAATCCACGTGTCGAAGCTCGAACGCGTGCGGGATTGCCGCGTAGAGTTCGGCGATGATGGTTGCCTGATCCAGCGAGAAGACGCGAAAGGTCACCTCTCGCTCGTCATCGGGATCCGGGATGGAGCCCTGGCCAAACATCTGGAGCAGGTCCTCATACTCCCTCGCCCGGATGACCATGTCTTCGGTGATGTCCATCAGTTCGAAACTCCGGGCATCAGTCGGCCAGAGCTTGGCGGAATAGATGAGCGAGCCTTGGCTGAAAGGACCAGCGAGCCAGCCATTTTCGCTCAAGCCCACGCCTCGAAGCCCTCATCCATCACGGTAGACGTATCGATCACCTGCACGGTGTATGGGCCGCTCCTTTTCTGGCCGGGATAGCCGCGGGGATTGCTGATGAACCGCACGCCCTGGTCGGTGAAATCCTGATGAAGGCTGGATCGGCCGAAGCACCACGTGGTCAGCTTGCCGCCATCCAGGCAGTCCGACCAGATCGGGGCCAGGGCGGCCGTGCAGGCTACCTCTGGCTCCAGGTCCCAGATGTGGTCGCCTGTGAAAGTTATGGCGTCCGCGTGGGGAGCCGCGTAGGTAACAACCACGATCTCGTGTATGGACGGATCCGCCGCCGCACCCTTCACCTGCTGAGCCAAAAGCTCCACGTGATGTCCGGAAAGGCCATCAGGCAGAACGGGAGTGCTGAGCCCCACATTGCCGACATCATGGTTGCCCCACGGTATCTCGGACAGCCCCTGATCGGAAACAACGCTCCCCGCCGCTTCGGCAGGGAGATGCCTCCAACCGGTCATGCCGCAAACCAGTGTGCTCTCGATCATCAAGCCGGAACCGGTGCCAAGATAGTAGATGCCGTCATGCTGCTCGGCGAACTGCCGGAGCCTCTCGGTCGCCGCGGGAGCCCAGCAACCGTTTGGGTGTTCGCACGGCCCCTCGACAAAGATCACGCATCGAAACGCCTGCCGGGCCAGCAGGATCTCCGCCATGGTATGGTTGGATGAGCCTGAAACGTTACCGGCAATTACCAGGATATCGGTCCCGGTCCATCGTCGCACGACATGCCAGTCGAACTGCTGATTGTCCGGGTAGTGATCGACATGGAGGTCGGAAACCAGAGCGAACTTCAATGCAGGTGTCCTAACCTCTTGGGTTTCGCACAAGCCCGCCGAGGCGAAGGCCGCCGACGGCATGGAGCGGCATATCCGCGGCCCTTTCAAACTGAACTTATCAGCATGCTTTCGCGGGAACCAAGGCAATAAAGTTCCTTTTCAGAAAAGTTCCATATCAAAGAGAATTATGCTTTTTGGCGTGTCCTCGTTGGACTTGCAACAAAAGTGTAACCCCGGTATAACCAATGCTGCACCGCACAACAACGCCGTGCCGGCTTATTGTGGGCTAGGCCGTAGGTGCTGTCCTGGCCTCCGCAGGACAGTATGAGCAACTGCATGGACCCTCTTGATATGAATAGCACCACTTCGTCTGATCCAGGAGCGGCATCCTCAAATGGGCAGTTAGACTACCGGCTGCTGGTGGCGACGATCCGGGATCCCTTGCTGGTAATCTCTCCGGACGGAGTGATCCTGGCGGCCAATCACCCCGCGGCAATCATGCTGGAGACCCCTCCGAGGGCGGGCGATCTCCTGTGGGGCCACGTGCCTATGGGCATGGTCTACGATTATGCCGGAGTTGTTGACACTGTCGTTCTCTCCTGTCGCTCCATCCGCTTCGAGCAGCAGGTCGGGGGCCGGTGGTTCGAAATCTCTGTCGAACCGATGCTCGGGAAAGCAGATCAGACAATGGCCGTTTTGGTCCATGGTAGGGACATAACGGCCAGGAGGCAGATCGAGGCTTGCCACCGGGCCAGCGAAGCCCTCCTGTCCGTGATCATCGATCATTTGCCCGAATTGATCTACTGGAAGGACCAGCAGGGACGGTTCCTTGGATGCAATCGGGCCTTTGCTGAGGCCAACGGCCTGACCTCCCCAGAGGAGGTCCGCGGTAAAACCGACTGGGACTTCCTGCCTCCGGGACAAGCTACGTCTCTCCACCAGCAGGACTCCGCCGTGATGACGGAGCATCGCTGCCATCGGGCGGAACAGACTCTCAATCTTCTGACCGGCGACCAAGCTGTGGAGAAAGCCAAGTTGCCGCTGTTTACCGAGAGCGGTGATGTGATGGGTGTTCTGTCTGTTGCACAGAAGGTGAACGAGGCGGAGGAGAAGTGAGCCAGAACCCTCAGACAAACATTATGACATAGCGTGAGCAGTCATTGCTCCGTGCATCTCTAAAGTCTCTGCTTTTGTCTTCAGTAGACAACGATCCCGCCTTACCGATTACGGCACTGCGGAAGATATGCCGAACAGAGGTGAAGGAAATTCATCAATGATCAAGCAGGCAGGTCAATGGAAGGTTACGTTCTGTCTGCCGGGCGGCGAACCCGTAGATCTCTGGTATACGACAGACAACTATGACGATGCCAAGAGCTTTGCGACGTAAGTCCAGTCAGCAGACCAGAATCTGGTACCGAAGATCACTCGCACCGACGAGAACTCACCACCCCCGAAAAATAGGGCGTGATTGCCTTTCGAGAGCATTATGAACGAGTCAGGGCGGCGTAGAAATCCATCACGGCTCCCATCTGTATTGGAGCACTGCCTAGGTAATGGCGGCAAAGTTGTTGCTCTTGGTGATTACTTGCCTTCGATACTGATATCGAACTGGCGTAATTGGTCGGCCACCAGAGTGGCCCGAGCCCTCCGGAGCCGGGCAATGAGTTCGTCAATCTGCTCAGGCGTGTCCAGGGCAATGGCTTCGCTGGCTGCAACTGTGCTGGTCAGTCGAACGGAGGGCCGGCCATTGAGCGTCTCGCCCATGGTCAAGGCATAAGGGACCGGTCGCTGGTAGCTGCCGCGGATCTGCCAGTCTTCAGCAGGATCGATAGCCCGCCTTTCGGCCGCCCGCACCGCATTGAAGATCATCGCGGCGGTTTGTTCACCGACATTTCGGGGCTGGCCGGTGGTTTCGTCTTTGCGGTAATCCAGGATGGAAACGCGTTGAATCGCGTCCAGGATCTGCTCGGTCCAGTCGCTCATGTCGGCCTCCGGTGATGGCGTGCTTGGGATCCACAACACCTGTACCGGGATTGAATTCCGCCAGAAGCAGCATGATGCCGTCTATACGCGGATGTATGGCTCGCGACACCGGCAGCGGGATGATTGAGCCTCATTCAGGGGCCAGTCGTCCCCCATCTCAACGAATTCATCGCTCCTGCCCTGTCATTTCTGGAAGCTGGTGACCTGCTGTTCCGTCAGGGGCACAGTCATCTCATCGCATTGCATGGTGAACGGGGCCAGGAATTTCTCTTCCCTATTCTCACCGGATTTTCGTGAGCGGAAGACAATTGTACATTTCTGCCGCCTCGACAGCTTCAAGGCTGCCTGTCGCCCTAGATTGTCTGCATGGCAACAAGCTGCCGCTTCACGTCGAGGATAGCGGCTTCCGCGGCCCTTGTGGCCCGTCCTTCACCAGCGGCTTCACCGAGACCTACCACGGCAGTGCCGCCAGCCCGCATGACGCTGCTGACATCCGCGAAATCGAGGCATATCAGCCCCTGGGTCATTAACAGGTCCGTGATGGAGCGGATGGCAAGGCAGGTCCGCTGCTGGGCGTCACTGGGCTCATCAACGCCGGCTTTCCTGATCTTCTGGCAGACATCGGTGCAGAGATGGCAGAACTTCATGGCTTACCTCATGGGGCGTCCTCATCAACCTGCCATGAATTGACCGGCTGGCAAGTGTATCCACGTAGGGCATCAGCCATTTCGGATGCATCGTTCACCGTAGGCCGCGGGAAAGCCGCCAGGGGCGGCATGAATGAACACGCCGATCATGGCCAGCAAAAGGAATGGAAACAAGGCAGGTGATCGATAAATCCGTCCGCGGCTTGCCGATCAGCGGACCGCCCCGTTACGATCGACCCTCGGCAAACATGGTAGGTCGCAGGCATGGCATTTCACGAAGATCCACTCCTGGTCCACTGGGCGATTGGGTACCTGCACGATACCGAGTTCGCTCGGCCGGACCCACGGAAGTTCGTCGAGGAGACATTCCTCAGCCCATCAGCGGTCCGACATTATTTCGACACCTGGGAGCCGCATGACCTCAACGTGCTGATCGGTCTTGTCCCCGACCCAGTCCTCGCCGAACACGCGGACCGGCTGGTGGAGATGTGGCCGACGCTGCCCTATCGGGCCGCCATTGACGCCGCTGCCTTCCTGGCCCGCCACGATAACGTCCGTGCTGCCAGCTTGTTCGAGGGCTACTTGTCCGCACCGGATACCGTCCGCCCCCGGCAGGTCGTTGGTATTCTCCAATCGCTGGATCACCTCGCCCCCGAGGCGACCCGCCGGATCATTGATCTTGCCCAGTCCGTGATAGAGACCCTCGCCGACACCGACGATGCCTATGCGGCGAACATCGCACGGATCAAGGCAGCCCTGCGTTCGCGTCACCCGGCCCGCATCGAACTGGTCCGACGGTTCCTGTCCGAGTGGGCCAGCGAACGCGGGGAGAGGGCCTACGTCAACCATTTGGAAACCATCTGTTCCGTCCTGTTCGGCGATCGCTCCCAATTCGACATCGTCCGCGACTACGTGCTCGGCTTCACCAAGCAGGGCATCGATCCGGTGGCGGCATTCGTTTACCAGTCCGGGATCGACATCACGGCCGTCGAGAACATTCTTCGACCCCTCCGCACCAATGATCGCAAGGCCGCCGACAGAGCCATCACGCTGCTCCGGTCGGTGCCGCGGGAGTTGGTCGCCGCGACGGTCGGCGAGCCCGCCTGGGAGGATCTCATCGCCCTGGTCGAACAGGGCTTCTCACAACCATCGTCGCCGAAAGCGAAGCGGATCTGGCACGGCGTCATTGCCCTGGCTGGTGTACTCAGCGTCCACCGGCGGGATCGGCTTGATCTGAGCGAGATCCATGATCGGGACGTCTGGCCGCTGATCGCAGCGGACATGCGGCTTCCACCGGGCCTGGACGAAGTGGGCGGACACCTTCGCACGCTGCCGCTGGACGAGGTCACAGGTCACCTGACCCGGATTGCTCGCGAGCATGCCGATGACTATGGAGCCGTCCATGCCGCTGATCTGATGGCTCAACTCGGTGATCCGGCGTTCCTGCCCGTGCTGATCGACCTGATGGACGCTGAGTTCGAGGAGAGTCGCGATGCCGCCATCAGGGCGGTGGAGACGTTCGGCGACGCTGCCATCGAGTACCTTGACCAGCATTTCGACCGGCTCCCCGAGTTCGTCCGCATCCTTGTCCTGGGACTGGCTGTGAGAAACGGATCGCCAGGGGCAGTCACATTCATCCATCGGCACTGGGACGAGTTTCTCGACGAGAGCGACTACGAACTCGGTGAGGCCGTCCTGGCTCTGGATGAACCGGTGTTGAACGAGCGGTTGGAGGGATTGGTCGGTCAGAACTTACAAGGCATCGACCGGGCCTTCGTCATTCTCGGGTTGCTGCATGGCGGTTTGGCAGAGGAGCACCGGGAAATTGAGAAGCTGGTCCGACAGCAGTTCGAAAGGGACAACCGCCAACAGCATGCCTTCTTGGTGGAAGCCCTCGAGGGTAATGTCGGTGTACCTAGGCTCGCCGTCCCGCTGACATGCATGAAGTGCGGACACACCGCGACCTACGAGGTGCACGATGTCTGGGTCTCACCGGATGCCCCTGACCCCCAGCCCTTCCTGGCCGAGGATATCGCCTGCACGGCCTGCGGAGCGGTATCAGAGTTCGAGTTCACCCCGGAGGCCGTCGAAACCGTCACGGCCAAGCTTGCTGAACTGGGTGATGAGGATTGGTTCTTCTCGCGGGGCGACCGGTTCTCACCAGTCAAGCGACGGTCATTCACCGGGGCGTTCGGGGAGAAGCTGTCGGCCCAGCAGTTGCTCGCCCAGCTTGGGGAAGGGGCCGTGAAGGGCGAAGCGTACCGACTGCTTCGGCTCGGACATGCCTACCATGCCGCTAATCGGTTTGTCGAAGCGGAGCGTCTCTACCGGCAGGCCATTGACACGGATCCCGCCTGGGTCGAGGCGTACTACGGGCTCGCCGACACCCTCGAACGCCGCGAACAGATCCAGGAGGCGATTGCAATGCTTGAAGCCGGGGCGAGGTACGGCAAAACATTGCCCTGTCGGCGACCGCTCGGCTGGCCTACCCTGGGTGACTTCATCCATGAATACCTTGGACTTCACACCAAGCTGGCCGCTATGGCGGGACAGCATGGGAAACTCGCCGCGTCAATGTTCGCGACCAAAGTTCACCGGAACGATCCCTGTCCGGTCGGTACGGGCAAGAAGGTCAAGAAGTGCTGCGGTGGAGAGGGATGAGCGGAAGATGGTCGCGACGCCAGATGTGCCCCCAGCAGTGCCGGATCCCCCGCTCAAGTGCCCGAGACGTTTCGCAACCTGAGGTCAATGTGTCGCCGGTCAGTACGGTAACGAATGGCACCACGCTCGGAAGTACCACACGATACCGCACCGCAGAGGGATCAGCCCCATACGTTCAAATGGGAGTCCGTCAGATCACCTCGATCCCATCGGCCTCTGTACCCTTCTGCCCCGCCTTTTCGATGAAGCGAACACGCTGGTTGTCCCGCAGCGTGCTCAATCCAGCCCGCTCGACTGCCCGAATGTGGACGAAGATGTCCTTGCCGCCCTGATCGGGGACGATGAAGCCGAAACCTTTGTCGGGATTGAACCACTTCACGGTGCCTTCGACGGTTCCGCCGCTGCTGGACTTGGACCCGTATCCGTAATCATCGTAGTCGCTGACACTCTGGCGGGGATACCGGGATCCAGTTGCCGAGCGATTGCCACGCTGGCCGGCGGCGGTACCGGCCTCCACGCTGTGGATCGTCGAGACCTGAGGGCCTTTCTGCCCGTCGGCCAGATCACACACGAGGATCGCTCCTTCGTTGAGGCTTTGGAGACCAGCCTGCTCCACGACCGAGACATGGAGGAACACATCAGCCGAACCATCATCCGGTGTGACGAAGCCGAATCCTTTAGATGGATTGTACCACTTCACAGTGGCACGGACATGGGTGGCGAAGGGACGAGGAGTGCGGGGAGAACCGAAAGGCATGTGTGGCTCAATTAGCGTAGTGTGGAACGGTATCCTGTTGTACATCCTTCCAGT is a genomic window containing:
- a CDS encoding cache domain-containing protein, which codes for MRRTVFVVATALTLSSGTVLGQEKATPQQVVQKVRQAVGYLSQKGEAGLATFKERRSDYVWADTYVFVIDCERRKVAANPLFGFVGMPLSDLKDPTGKVIGPMFCPSGTTEGYWVEYHWPRAGQKQPARKLTYIEPVPDTPFTVGAGIYDNKFTTTDLETASGQ
- a CDS encoding tellurite resistance TerB family protein, with the protein product MAGVLRGRTPEPDLGDAKALLLIRAMITAANADGQITPDEQQRILSSLDAAEAGPDDRRIVEQELQAPKPLDEILRQVNDPETAEQVYLASELAVQGGTETDRQYLSYLASRLKLSPEQRRQLDSLV
- a CDS encoding metallophosphoesterase family protein; its protein translation is MKFALVSDLHVDHYPDNQQFDWHVVRRWTGTDILVIAGNVSGSSNHTMAEILLARQAFRCVIFVEGPCEHPNGCWAPAATERLRQFAEQHDGIYYLGTGSGLMIESTLVCGMTGWRHLPAEAAGSVVSDQGLSEIPWGNHDVGNVGLSTPVLPDGLSGHHVELLAQQVKGAAADPSIHEIVVVTYAAPHADAITFTGDHIWDLEPEVACTAALAPIWSDCLDGGKLTTWCFGRSSLHQDFTDQGVRFISNPRGYPGQKRSGPYTVQVIDTSTVMDEGFEAWA
- a CDS encoding PAS domain-containing protein; translated protein: MDPLDMNSTTSSDPGAASSNGQLDYRLLVATIRDPLLVISPDGVILAANHPAAIMLETPPRAGDLLWGHVPMGMVYDYAGVVDTVVLSCRSIRFEQQVGGRWFEISVEPMLGKADQTMAVLVHGRDITARRQIEACHRASEALLSVIIDHLPELIYWKDQQGRFLGCNRAFAEANGLTSPEEVRGKTDWDFLPPGQATSLHQQDSAVMTEHRCHRAEQTLNLLTGDQAVEKAKLPLFTESGDVMGVLSVAQKVNEAEEK
- a CDS encoding tetratricopeptide repeat protein; this translates as MAFHEDPLLVHWAIGYLHDTEFARPDPRKFVEETFLSPSAVRHYFDTWEPHDLNVLIGLVPDPVLAEHADRLVEMWPTLPYRAAIDAAAFLARHDNVRAASLFEGYLSAPDTVRPRQVVGILQSLDHLAPEATRRIIDLAQSVIETLADTDDAYAANIARIKAALRSRHPARIELVRRFLSEWASERGERAYVNHLETICSVLFGDRSQFDIVRDYVLGFTKQGIDPVAAFVYQSGIDITAVENILRPLRTNDRKAADRAITLLRSVPRELVAATVGEPAWEDLIALVEQGFSQPSSPKAKRIWHGVIALAGVLSVHRRDRLDLSEIHDRDVWPLIAADMRLPPGLDEVGGHLRTLPLDEVTGHLTRIAREHADDYGAVHAADLMAQLGDPAFLPVLIDLMDAEFEESRDAAIRAVETFGDAAIEYLDQHFDRLPEFVRILVLGLAVRNGSPGAVTFIHRHWDEFLDESDYELGEAVLALDEPVLNERLEGLVGQNLQGIDRAFVILGLLHGGLAEEHREIEKLVRQQFERDNRQQHAFLVEALEGNVGVPRLAVPLTCMKCGHTATYEVHDVWVSPDAPDPQPFLAEDIACTACGAVSEFEFTPEAVETVTAKLAELGDEDWFFSRGDRFSPVKRRSFTGAFGEKLSAQQLLAQLGEGAVKGEAYRLLRLGHAYHAANRFVEAERLYRQAIDTDPAWVEAYYGLADTLERREQIQEAIAMLEAGARYGKTLPCRRPLGWPTLGDFIHEYLGLHTKLAAMAGQHGKLAASMFATKVHRNDPCPVGTGKKVKKCCGGEG
- a CDS encoding cold-shock protein — encoded protein: MPFGSPRTPRPFATHVRATVKWYNPSKGFGFVTPDDGSADVFLHVSVVEQAGLQSLNEGAILVCDLADGQKGPQVSTIHSVEAGTAAGQRGNRSATGSRYPRQSVSDYDDYGYGSKSSSGGTVEGTVKWFNPDKGFGFIVPDQGGKDIFVHIRAVERAGLSTLRDNQRVRFIEKAGQKGTEADGIEVI